Proteins encoded within one genomic window of Camelina sativa cultivar DH55 chromosome 19, Cs, whole genome shotgun sequence:
- the LOC104766021 gene encoding glycolipid transfer protein 3 isoform X2 — translation MKRKRCEMEETTKKKKMTEIGSAIEELSVLSIAKTTIVTTETEATTNIINLPLKPLLSFCRLIVQVLDKIGPTMAVLRQDIDQNIQRLEKMWESDPLLYSNLVEILRQEAKEGSSRKPKSCSRAALWLTRAMDFTLALLQRLVKDMSQNMEQAIEESYNLTIKPWHGWISSAAFKVALKLVPNNSTFINVLAGKDETHQMVQDDITSLISLLIPLLNQLHSILVRFIISFSSIVFMYFFKINFDFDLFSLGYVGIIRSEQTKVAVRKRTEEKGLKGIVLVVTKSNV, via the exons ATGAAACGAAAGAGATGTGAAATGGAAGAGacaaccaagaagaagaagatgacagagATTGGATCTGCCATTGAAGAACTCTCTGTTCTCTCCATAGCCAAGACCACAATAGTTACCACCGAAACCGAAGCCACTACAAATATCATCAATTTACCTTTAAAGCCTCTCCTCTCTTTCTGCAGATTAATCGTCCAAGTTCTTG ATAAGATTGGCCCGACAATGGCTGTTCTCCGACAAGACATTGATCAAAATATTCAA AGGCTAGAGAAGATGTGGGAATCTGATCCTCTTTTGTACTCAAATTTGGTTGAGATACTGAGACAAGAAGCGAAGGAGGGATCCTCTAGGAAACCTAAAAGCTGTAGCAGAGCTGCTCTTTGGCTAACGAG AGCGATGGATTTTACGTTAGCGCTACTGCAACGGTTGGTGAAGGACATGTCACAAAACATGGAACAAGCCATAGAAGAGTCTTATAATTTGACTATAAAACCATGGCATGGATGGATCTCTTCTGCTGCTTTTAAG GTGGCTCTTAAACTGGTTCCAAACAACAGCACATTCATCAATGTGCTTGCGGGAAAAGACGAGACTCACCAAATGGTCCAAGATGATATAACAAGTCTAATTTCATTGCTCATTCCACTCCTAAACCAACTTCATTCTATTTTAGTAAGAtttataatttccttttcttcaatagtttttatgtatttctttaagattaattttgattttgatttattttctttggggTACGTAGGAATTATACGAAGTGAGCAAACTAAAGTCGCCGTGAGAAAGAGAACTGAAGAGAAAGGACTGAAGGGTATAGTTTTGGTTGTAACAAAGTCTAACGTGTAG
- the LOC104766021 gene encoding glycolipid transfer protein 3 isoform X3, with protein MKRKRCEMEETTKKKKMTEIGSAIEELSVLSIAKTTIVTTETEATTNIINLPLKPLLSFCRLIVQVLDKIGPTMAVLRQDIDQNIQRLEKMWESDPLLYSNLVEILRQEAKEGSSRKPKSCSRAALWLTRAMDFTLALLQRLVKDMSQNMEQAIEESYNLTIKPWHGWISSAAFKVALKLVPNNSTFINVLAGKDETHQMVQDDITSLISLLIPLLNQLHSILELYEVSKLKSP; from the exons ATGAAACGAAAGAGATGTGAAATGGAAGAGacaaccaagaagaagaagatgacagagATTGGATCTGCCATTGAAGAACTCTCTGTTCTCTCCATAGCCAAGACCACAATAGTTACCACCGAAACCGAAGCCACTACAAATATCATCAATTTACCTTTAAAGCCTCTCCTCTCTTTCTGCAGATTAATCGTCCAAGTTCTTG ATAAGATTGGCCCGACAATGGCTGTTCTCCGACAAGACATTGATCAAAATATTCAA AGGCTAGAGAAGATGTGGGAATCTGATCCTCTTTTGTACTCAAATTTGGTTGAGATACTGAGACAAGAAGCGAAGGAGGGATCCTCTAGGAAACCTAAAAGCTGTAGCAGAGCTGCTCTTTGGCTAACGAG AGCGATGGATTTTACGTTAGCGCTACTGCAACGGTTGGTGAAGGACATGTCACAAAACATGGAACAAGCCATAGAAGAGTCTTATAATTTGACTATAAAACCATGGCATGGATGGATCTCTTCTGCTGCTTTTAAG GTGGCTCTTAAACTGGTTCCAAACAACAGCACATTCATCAATGTGCTTGCGGGAAAAGACGAGACTCACCAAATGGTCCAAGATGATATAACAAGTCTAATTTCATTGCTCATTCCACTCCTAAACCAACTTCATTCTATTTTA GAATTATACGAAGTGAGCAAACTAAAGTCGCCGTGA
- the LOC104767702 gene encoding uncharacterized protein LOC104767702, whose translation MKNRIFAEVAPKKKNRIYGVGNMQSEASSAHVVLTPTPIEDPVILSEKLSQAEAVLASQSTQLEDYALKLQQNTQKMHCYDAYFDYLSEKDPEFAARFPRPETDATIDTGATDTRPETGAGDITRPA comes from the exons ATGAAGAACCGAATTTTTGCTGAG gttgctccgaagaagaaaaacaggatATATGGAGTCGGTAATATGCAATcagaagcatcttcagctcatGTTGTTCTCACGCCTACTCCGATTGAAGATCCAGTCATTCTATCTGAGAAGCTTTCTCAGGCCGAAGCTGTTCTTGCGAGTCAGTCAACTCAGTTAGAagattatgcattgaagttgcaACAAAATACTCAGAAGATGCATTGCTATGATGCCTACTTCGATTATCTATCTGAGAAGGACCCTGAATTTGCTGCAAGATTTCCCCGACCTGAGACTGATGCCACCATTGATACCGGAGCAACAGATACCAGACCTGAGACCGGAGCAGGAGATATCACGAGACCAGCGTAG
- the LOC104766021 gene encoding glycolipid transfer protein 3 isoform X1, with protein sequence MKRKRCEMEETTKKKKMTEIGSAIEELSVLSIAKTTIVTTETEATTNIINLPLKPLLSFCRLIVQVLDKIGPTMAVLRQDIDQNIQRLEKMWESDPLLYSNLVEILRQEAKEGSSRKPKSCSRAALWLTRAMDFTLALLQRLVKDMSQNMEQAIEESYNLTIKPWHGWISSAAFKVALKLVPNNSTFINVLAGKDETHQMVQDDITSLISLLIPLLNQLHSILVRFIISFSSIVFMYFFKINFDFDLFSLGYVGIIRSEQTKVAVRKRTEEKGLKEPYMESLEIPYTTYS encoded by the exons ATGAAACGAAAGAGATGTGAAATGGAAGAGacaaccaagaagaagaagatgacagagATTGGATCTGCCATTGAAGAACTCTCTGTTCTCTCCATAGCCAAGACCACAATAGTTACCACCGAAACCGAAGCCACTACAAATATCATCAATTTACCTTTAAAGCCTCTCCTCTCTTTCTGCAGATTAATCGTCCAAGTTCTTG ATAAGATTGGCCCGACAATGGCTGTTCTCCGACAAGACATTGATCAAAATATTCAA AGGCTAGAGAAGATGTGGGAATCTGATCCTCTTTTGTACTCAAATTTGGTTGAGATACTGAGACAAGAAGCGAAGGAGGGATCCTCTAGGAAACCTAAAAGCTGTAGCAGAGCTGCTCTTTGGCTAACGAG AGCGATGGATTTTACGTTAGCGCTACTGCAACGGTTGGTGAAGGACATGTCACAAAACATGGAACAAGCCATAGAAGAGTCTTATAATTTGACTATAAAACCATGGCATGGATGGATCTCTTCTGCTGCTTTTAAG GTGGCTCTTAAACTGGTTCCAAACAACAGCACATTCATCAATGTGCTTGCGGGAAAAGACGAGACTCACCAAATGGTCCAAGATGATATAACAAGTCTAATTTCATTGCTCATTCCACTCCTAAACCAACTTCATTCTATTTTAGTAAGAtttataatttccttttcttcaatagtttttatgtatttctttaagattaattttgattttgatttattttctttggggTACGTAGGAATTATACGAAGTGAGCAAACTAAAGTCGCCGTGAGAAAGAGAACTGAAGAGAAAGGACTGAAGG AGCCATATATGGAAAGCCTAGAGATCCCCTACACCACCTATAGCTAG